The Trichocoleus sp. FACHB-46 genome has a segment encoding these proteins:
- a CDS encoding BamA/TamA family outer membrane protein, with protein MRLSPVLVAIIAASATLNLSTPARGQTSAPTKAGVESSKDVKVVATSPTAAADVLKPASLPAIAISLETAKPGAVLASNSVVVPTVSEPEVFPAEFRAQAPTSSPTSPTETPTETTPTEIAPTEITPTNIELDSTQETPPAPGGPPPGTATPEQETPNEIQLDGTPAPGPSIDFNLPPQTPTTPTTPANGAEDGTNGETQAAPEQAEPRVLVAEVVVQGVTGELEDEVYNAIRTRPGRTTTRSQLQEDINAVFATGFFSSVRANPSDTPLGVRVTFDVQANPVLNSVRVEGNQVLPQSVVDDIFKEQYGSILNLRRFQEGVKEVNKWYQDKGYVLAQVIDTPQVAENGTVTLAVAEGVVEDVQVKFLNKDGEETNDEGEPVRGRTRDFIITREFALKPGDVFNRTQAEKDLQRVYGLGIFEDVRLSLNPGQDPRKVVVVANVTERSTGSAGAALGISSASGLFGSVSYQQQNLGGNNQKFNAEVQVGQRELLFDVSFTDPWIAGDPYRTSYTLNVFNRRSLSLIFDGGEPEVELPNGDRPRIDRLGGGITFTRPLSRDVFADSEWTASAGLQYQRVSVRDSDREITPFDELGNQLSFSDDGSDNLLTAQLGLVRDRRNNRLRPTSGSLLRFGTEQSIPIGGIFFNRLRGSYSYYIPVDYTKFAAGPEALAFNVQAGTVIGDLPPYEAFALGGSNSVRGFDEGDVGSGRSFIQATAEYRFPLFSILGGALFLDYATDLGSGSSVPGDPAGVRGKPGSGLGYGVGVRIQSPLGPIRIDYGFNDDGNSRLHFGIGERF; from the coding sequence AAGCCAGCTTCGTTACCCGCGATCGCGATTAGTTTGGAGACGGCAAAGCCAGGGGCTGTATTGGCTAGTAATAGCGTTGTAGTGCCAACCGTTAGTGAACCGGAAGTTTTTCCAGCCGAGTTTCGGGCTCAAGCTCCTACCTCGTCGCCGACTTCACCTACTGAAACGCCTACCGAGACCACACCAACTGAGATTGCGCCCACCGAAATTACGCCAACTAACATAGAGTTGGACTCCACTCAAGAAACGCCCCCTGCACCAGGTGGGCCACCCCCAGGAACGGCGACTCCAGAGCAAGAAACGCCCAACGAAATTCAACTGGATGGAACACCAGCGCCTGGTCCAAGTATTGATTTCAACCTTCCTCCCCAAACTCCGACAACTCCGACCACCCCAGCCAATGGAGCTGAGGATGGCACCAACGGAGAAACTCAAGCTGCCCCTGAGCAAGCAGAACCCCGCGTTTTAGTCGCCGAAGTGGTGGTTCAAGGTGTCACCGGAGAACTAGAGGACGAAGTTTACAACGCGATTCGGACTCGCCCGGGACGGACAACCACGCGATCGCAATTGCAAGAAGACATTAATGCTGTGTTCGCTACCGGATTCTTCTCTAGCGTGCGAGCCAATCCCTCAGATACACCGCTAGGGGTTCGTGTCACCTTTGATGTCCAAGCGAATCCAGTTCTGAATTCTGTACGGGTAGAGGGCAATCAAGTTCTGCCCCAAAGCGTCGTCGATGACATTTTTAAGGAGCAGTACGGTAGTATTCTCAACTTGCGTCGCTTCCAAGAAGGCGTCAAAGAAGTCAATAAGTGGTACCAAGACAAAGGTTATGTCCTGGCCCAAGTGATTGATACGCCCCAGGTGGCGGAAAACGGCACGGTGACTCTAGCCGTGGCTGAAGGCGTGGTTGAAGATGTTCAGGTTAAGTTCCTGAACAAAGACGGTGAGGAAACCAACGATGAGGGTGAGCCCGTTCGAGGCCGTACTCGCGACTTTATCATCACCCGTGAGTTTGCCCTCAAGCCAGGAGATGTGTTTAACCGGACTCAGGCTGAGAAGGACTTACAGCGCGTCTATGGCCTAGGGATTTTTGAAGATGTGCGGCTGTCTCTCAATCCGGGGCAAGACCCCCGCAAAGTAGTCGTGGTTGCCAATGTCACTGAGCGCAGCACGGGCTCTGCTGGAGCGGCCCTAGGTATTAGTTCTGCCAGTGGCTTATTTGGTAGTGTGAGCTACCAACAGCAAAACTTGGGTGGCAATAACCAAAAATTCAATGCTGAAGTGCAGGTAGGCCAGCGGGAGTTGCTGTTTGATGTCAGCTTTACGGACCCTTGGATTGCGGGTGATCCTTACCGAACTTCCTACACGCTCAATGTTTTCAACCGCCGATCGCTCTCTTTAATCTTTGACGGGGGCGAACCGGAAGTGGAATTGCCTAACGGCGATCGCCCCCGGATTGACCGTTTGGGCGGTGGTATTACCTTTACCCGTCCACTCAGCCGTGATGTTTTTGCCGATTCTGAATGGACCGCTTCAGCTGGTTTGCAATACCAGCGCGTCTCAGTTCGTGACTCGGATCGAGAGATCACCCCATTCGATGAACTAGGGAATCAACTCAGCTTTAGTGATGACGGATCAGATAATTTGCTCACGGCTCAACTGGGCTTAGTCCGCGATCGCCGGAACAATCGACTGCGGCCTACCAGCGGTTCTCTTTTACGGTTTGGCACTGAGCAATCGATCCCGATTGGTGGCATTTTCTTCAATCGCCTCCGGGGTAGCTACAGCTACTACATTCCAGTCGATTACACCAAGTTTGCGGCAGGTCCAGAAGCGCTGGCTTTTAACGTCCAAGCAGGTACAGTCATTGGCGATTTACCTCCTTATGAGGCGTTCGCTTTAGGCGGTAGTAACTCGGTGCGAGGCTTTGATGAAGGCGATGTCGGGAGTGGTCGTAGCTTTATTCAAGCCACCGCTGAGTATCGCTTCCCGCTTTTCTCCATTCTAGGTGGGGCACTATTTCTAGACTACGCTACTGATCTAGGTTCTGGCTCCAGCGTTCCTGGAGATCCGGCGGGCGTTCGGGGTAAACCTGGTAGTGGTTTAGGATATGGTGTAGGCGTCAGAATTCAATCACCTTTAGGCCCAATCCGAATTGATTACGGCTTTAATGATGACGGCAACAGTCGTCTGCACTTCGGTATTGGAGAACGGTTCTAA
- the lpxC gene encoding UDP-3-O-acyl-N-acetylglucosamine deacetylase has translation MLSEPKNVPLSASPSPLSAPVALTSGQQQTLKNEFVCSGVGLHLGLKTQVRVLPAAENQGRVFVRVDLANAPEVAASVTSVHETTLSTELAQGEAKVRTVEHLLAALAGLGVDNVRIEIDGPEVPLLDGSAQSWVEAIAQAGIVAQTAARQTYTLSEPIWVYQGDAFVAALPAPALRFTYGIDFDLPAIGNQWHSWSPDQENFAEAIAAARTFGLAHQIEHLQANGLIKGGTLENALVCGTEGWLNPPLRFSNEPARHKLLDLVGDLSLLNLFPQAHILAYKASHHLHTQLAQLIAQRMRDEG, from the coding sequence ATGCTTTCAGAGCCTAAAAACGTCCCGCTATCAGCATCACCGAGTCCGCTATCGGCCCCTGTAGCGCTAACTTCTGGACAACAGCAGACCTTGAAAAATGAGTTTGTTTGTTCTGGAGTAGGTTTGCACCTGGGGCTAAAAACTCAGGTGCGAGTGTTGCCTGCTGCTGAAAATCAAGGTCGCGTCTTTGTCCGGGTCGATTTAGCAAACGCCCCTGAGGTTGCTGCATCTGTGACATCGGTGCATGAAACAACGCTGTCTACAGAACTGGCCCAGGGAGAAGCTAAAGTCAGAACGGTAGAGCATCTGCTAGCAGCTTTGGCGGGTCTGGGAGTTGATAATGTCCGGATTGAAATTGATGGTCCTGAAGTTCCCCTACTCGATGGCTCCGCTCAGAGCTGGGTAGAAGCGATCGCCCAAGCAGGCATTGTTGCTCAAACAGCAGCTAGGCAAACCTACACTTTGAGCGAACCCATTTGGGTTTACCAGGGCGATGCGTTTGTGGCAGCATTGCCAGCCCCAGCGTTGCGATTTACTTATGGCATTGACTTTGATTTACCTGCCATTGGCAATCAATGGCACAGCTGGTCTCCGGACCAGGAAAATTTCGCTGAGGCGATCGCAGCGGCTCGTACCTTTGGCTTGGCGCACCAAATTGAACACTTACAAGCCAATGGTTTAATTAAAGGTGGCACCCTAGAAAATGCCTTAGTTTGTGGAACTGAAGGATGGCTTAACCCTCCCTTAAGATTTTCAAATGAGCCAGCGCGTCATAAACTTTTAGATTTAGTAGGGGATTTAAGTTTGTTAAATTTATTTCCCCAGGCTCACATTTTGGCTTACAAAGCTAGCCATCACTTACACACCCAACTGGCACAGTTGATAGCTCAAAGGATGAGAGATGAAGGATGA
- the lpxA gene encoding acyl-ACP--UDP-N-acetylglucosamine O-acyltransferase, with protein MTTTLIHPTAVIHPDAQLHSTVQVGPYAVIGPQVKVGPDTVIGPHVVLDGRTEIGARNHIFPGAAIGLEPQDLKYDGSVSLVQIGDDNRIREFVTINRATRADEVTVIGSGNLLMAYVHVGHNCMVEDNVIISNAVSLGGHVHIESRAVIGGVGGIHQFVHVGRLAMVGGMSRVTRDIPPYMLVEGNPIRVRTLNQVGLKRAGIVDLADGQVFQSLKKAFRLLYRSGLTLEQALEKLELLPENEHLQHLCRFLQLSQLEGRRGPTPGRRKGTRSED; from the coding sequence TTGACTACAACACTGATTCATCCAACAGCAGTTATTCATCCAGATGCTCAATTGCACTCGACTGTGCAAGTAGGGCCTTATGCCGTGATTGGGCCACAAGTCAAAGTCGGCCCTGATACCGTCATTGGTCCGCATGTGGTCCTAGATGGTCGGACGGAGATTGGGGCTCGCAATCACATTTTTCCGGGAGCCGCGATCGGTCTAGAGCCCCAAGACCTGAAATATGACGGCTCCGTGAGCTTAGTGCAAATTGGTGATGACAACCGCATTCGTGAGTTCGTCACCATTAATCGAGCGACACGGGCCGACGAAGTCACAGTGATTGGAAGTGGCAATCTGCTGATGGCCTATGTTCACGTTGGGCACAACTGCATGGTTGAAGACAACGTGATTATTTCCAATGCTGTCTCTCTGGGGGGACATGTCCACATTGAGTCACGGGCAGTGATTGGCGGTGTGGGTGGTATTCACCAGTTTGTGCATGTAGGGCGGCTAGCCATGGTCGGTGGCATGAGCCGAGTCACTAGAGATATCCCTCCCTATATGCTGGTGGAGGGCAACCCCATCCGTGTCAGAACCCTCAACCAAGTGGGCTTAAAACGGGCTGGCATCGTAGATTTAGCCGATGGGCAAGTGTTTCAGTCTTTAAAAAAGGCGTTTCGCTTACTCTATCGTTCTGGCTTAACTCTAGAGCAGGCATTAGAAAAATTAGAGCTGTTGCCTGAGAATGAGCACCTACAGCATCTCTGTCGATTTCTGCAACTCTCGCAGTTAGAAGGGCGGCGTGGTCCCACTCCGGGGCGGCGCAAAGGTACGAGGAGCGAAGACTGA
- the lpxB gene encoding lipid-A-disaccharide synthase — MGEPTNQGSAIAETPAASRNIRLFISTGEVSGDLQGALLVTALKRQAQALGIELEILALGGDRMAQAGATLLGNTTAIGSVGLLESLPYIWPTLQIQRRAKQYLRQYPPDLVVLIDYLGPNVAIGSYVRQHLPQVPIAYFIAPQEWVWSLSPRNTARIVNITDRLLAIFPEEARYFAEHGANVSWVGHPLVDRMQAAPDRASARQALGIPDEQIAIALLPASRRQELKYLMPVIFQAAQQIQAQLPQAHFWIPVSLEAYRSPIEQAIQQYGLRATVLAGQTSNSKFEESITLRAIAAADLAIGKSGTVNLEIALLNVPQVVLYRVGAVTAWIARHILKFSIPFMSPPNLVEMRSVVPEFLQDQATPDNIAQAGLELLLNPVRRQQTLDNYQAMRQAVGEVGVCDRAAQEILQLLPANSLLS; from the coding sequence ATGGGTGAACCAACCAATCAGGGGAGCGCGATCGCAGAGACTCCTGCTGCTTCCCGGAATATTCGCCTGTTTATTAGCACAGGTGAAGTTTCTGGCGATCTTCAGGGGGCGCTGCTGGTCACGGCCTTGAAGCGGCAAGCGCAAGCTTTGGGGATTGAGTTAGAAATTTTGGCCCTTGGCGGCGATCGCATGGCGCAAGCGGGGGCGACGCTTTTAGGCAACACCACAGCCATTGGGTCTGTGGGCCTCTTAGAATCATTGCCCTATATTTGGCCGACGCTACAAATTCAGCGACGAGCTAAACAGTACTTGCGCCAATATCCCCCTGATTTAGTGGTCTTGATTGACTACCTCGGCCCCAACGTGGCGATTGGTAGCTATGTACGGCAGCATTTGCCCCAAGTGCCGATCGCTTACTTCATTGCGCCTCAAGAGTGGGTTTGGTCGCTCAGCCCGCGCAATACGGCGCGAATTGTCAATATCACCGATCGCCTCTTAGCAATCTTTCCAGAAGAAGCCCGCTATTTTGCCGAGCATGGAGCCAACGTGAGCTGGGTGGGGCATCCCTTGGTGGATCGGATGCAAGCTGCGCCCGATCGCGCCAGTGCTAGGCAAGCCTTAGGAATTCCAGATGAGCAAATTGCGATCGCCCTGCTCCCTGCCTCCCGTCGTCAAGAACTGAAGTATTTGATGCCCGTGATTTTCCAGGCAGCTCAACAAATTCAAGCGCAACTGCCTCAAGCTCATTTTTGGATTCCCGTTTCTTTGGAAGCTTACCGTTCGCCCATCGAACAGGCAATTCAACAGTATGGACTGCGGGCTACTGTATTGGCAGGACAAACCAGTAATTCTAAATTTGAGGAATCCATCACATTGCGAGCGATCGCGGCAGCCGATCTAGCTATTGGAAAATCGGGTACGGTTAACCTGGAAATTGCCCTCCTGAATGTCCCCCAGGTTGTCCTCTATCGAGTCGGTGCTGTCACCGCTTGGATTGCTCGCCATATTCTCAAGTTTTCCATCCCGTTCATGTCACCGCCTAACTTGGTAGAAATGCGGTCTGTAGTCCCAGAGTTTCTGCAAGACCAGGCCACACCAGACAATATTGCTCAAGCAGGTTTGGAGTTATTGCTCAATCCGGTGCGGCGGCAACAGACTTTGGATAACTACCAAGCCATGCGCCAAGCGGTTGGGGAAGTCGGAGTCTGCGATCGCGCTGCCCAAGAGATTCTGCAACTCTTGCCCGCCAATTCATTACTCTCCTGA
- the fabZ gene encoding 3-hydroxyacyl-ACP dehydratase FabZ, producing MLAIEDIHKLLPHRYPFSLVDRIIEYVPGERAVGIKNVTFNEPHFQGHFPGRPIMPGVLIVEAMAQVGGVVLTQMSDVQGGLFLFAGIDKVRFRRPVTPGDQLILTVELLCVKRRRFGKMQGRAEVDGQLVAEGELMFSLVD from the coding sequence ATTTTGGCAATTGAGGACATTCACAAGCTCCTGCCTCATCGTTATCCCTTCTCCCTGGTCGATCGCATTATCGAGTATGTACCAGGTGAGCGAGCTGTTGGGATCAAAAATGTCACCTTTAACGAACCCCACTTTCAGGGGCACTTTCCTGGAAGACCGATCATGCCTGGTGTCTTGATCGTAGAAGCAATGGCCCAGGTAGGCGGTGTGGTCCTGACTCAAATGTCGGACGTACAGGGCGGATTGTTCCTGTTTGCAGGCATCGATAAAGTTCGTTTCCGTCGTCCTGTAACTCCAGGAGACCAGTTGATCTTGACAGTGGAACTGCTGTGCGTGAAGCGACGTCGTTTTGGTAAGATGCAGGGCCGAGCTGAAGTAGATGGTCAGCTAGTAGCCGAAGGCGAACTCATGTTTTCCTTGGTGGACTAA